The Dethiosulfovibrio peptidovorans DSM 11002 genome has a window encoding:
- a CDS encoding pyridoxal phosphate-dependent aminotransferase, which yields MIPRPVSDLDGLGPVVHGGINRGKLDSMGLGVDDILDFSVSINPLPPHEDVLKASRSAELDIYPDRSAWELRERLSDLHGVDSPRVLVTNGASQAIWLVSMAYLRSGRKTSVVVPAYGEYIQAASALGASVSRWDFGDLMTGDSSGFSRSLHDRIRIEPPEVLWICSPNNPTGYALSRSQIESILDICKVGPTMVVLDEAYRNFMEDPPDLEDLLDTGRLLILRSMTKDYGLPGVRLGYVLGSSDSISAMEKVQPDWSVGAQAQAVGVALLQNREYYERQWELLRIEKKRLSDGLKRIGVTVISGEGNFLLCCHRRWSELKTYLWNKRIQLRDCGSFGLKNYFRIGIKTVDMDDMLLKEISSFLLGEEALG from the coding sequence GTGATTCCTAGACCGGTATCGGATCTCGACGGATTGGGGCCGGTGGTTCACGGCGGAATAAACCGTGGAAAACTGGACTCCATGGGGTTGGGCGTCGATGATATCCTGGATTTCAGCGTCTCGATCAATCCACTGCCACCTCACGAGGATGTTTTGAAGGCGTCTCGTTCCGCCGAGTTGGATATCTATCCCGACAGGTCGGCCTGGGAGTTGAGGGAAAGACTGTCCGATCTTCACGGAGTGGACAGTCCCAGGGTTTTGGTCACCAACGGAGCCTCCCAAGCGATATGGCTGGTGTCTATGGCATATTTGAGATCCGGCAGGAAGACCTCTGTCGTGGTACCGGCCTACGGCGAATATATTCAGGCGGCTTCCGCCCTGGGAGCCTCGGTTTCCCGATGGGATTTCGGAGATTTAATGACAGGCGATTCCTCCGGTTTCAGCCGTTCGCTTCACGACAGAATCCGAATCGAACCTCCTGAGGTGCTATGGATCTGTTCTCCCAATAACCCGACGGGATACGCCCTTTCAAGGTCGCAGATCGAGTCCATTCTGGATATATGTAAGGTCGGTCCGACCATGGTGGTCCTAGACGAAGCCTATCGCAATTTCATGGAGGATCCTCCTGATTTGGAGGATCTTCTCGACACAGGCAGGCTCCTCATACTGAGATCCATGACTAAGGACTACGGTTTACCTGGCGTCAGGCTGGGGTATGTCCTGGGTTCCTCAGATTCCATATCGGCTATGGAGAAGGTCCAGCCTGACTGGAGCGTGGGGGCCCAGGCCCAGGCTGTGGGGGTGGCTCTTCTGCAGAACCGGGAGTATTACGAACGACAGTGGGAGCTTTTGAGGATCGAGAAGAAAAGGCTATCCGACGGTCTGAAACGGATTGGCGTAACGGTGATCTCAGGAGAAGGCAACTTCCTGCTCTGTTGTCATCGTCGTTGGTCCGAACTCAAAACGTATCTGTGGAACAAGAGGATACAGCTCAGGGACTGCGGTTCCTTCGGGCTGAAAAATTATTTTAGGATAGGTATAAAAACCGTCGATATGGACGATATGCTTCTAAAGGAAATATCGTCTTTTTTGCTCGGAGAGGAGGCTTTAGGCTGA
- the cobU gene encoding bifunctional adenosylcobinamide kinase/adenosylcobinamide-phosphate guanylyltransferase, whose amino-acid sequence MGNIILVLGGARSGKSGFAQSLISDQERHSLRASIFYVATAGIEDDEMARRVARHRADRPDRWKTLEAQNDVVGTLEEIPSKSIVLLDCVTMMVTNLMFSRRTEWDGLSMEDERLVEQFVLGEVDRMLEVFRRRDLSAVLVSNEVGQGLVPPYPLGRIFRDIAGWANQRIAKEADSVYLITAGIPQIIKEATS is encoded by the coding sequence ATGGGAAATATAATTTTGGTGTTGGGAGGAGCTAGAAGCGGTAAAAGCGGATTCGCCCAGAGCTTGATATCCGACCAGGAAAGACATAGTCTTCGAGCTTCCATCTTCTACGTAGCCACCGCCGGGATAGAGGACGATGAGATGGCTCGTCGGGTGGCCCGTCACAGGGCGGATCGTCCGGATAGATGGAAGACCTTGGAGGCCCAAAACGACGTGGTGGGAACGCTTGAGGAAATTCCTTCGAAAAGTATAGTCCTTTTGGACTGCGTTACAATGATGGTCACTAACCTCATGTTTTCTCGTAGAACAGAATGGGACGGTCTCTCTATGGAGGACGAGAGGTTGGTAGAGCAGTTCGTACTGGGAGAGGTGGACCGTATGTTGGAGGTCTTTAGACGAAGGGATCTTTCCGCCGTTCTGGTCTCGAACGAGGTAGGGCAGGGGTTGGTGCCTCCCTATCCTCTGGGGAGGATCTTCCGGGATATTGCGGGATGGGCTAATCAGAGGATCGCAAAGGAAGCCGATAGCGTCTATCTTATAACCGCCGGTATCCCCCAGATCATCAAGGAGGCTACGTCATGA
- the cobS gene encoding adenosylcobinamide-GDP ribazoletransferase: MRFLLALSFLTCIPVSLKRTMTEEDLGHATRWFPLVGAVIGLILWGVFRISSSVWGAYVAGASTLAVWAALTRGLHLDGLADTFDGLGGGVTKERALEIMKDSRIGTFGAVAIFCLLTLKLAVLSSMGSELSEWIFVAPVLSRWSMVLAVAGFSTARKNGLGRRFKSYCGVTEMVFASFLGLVPVVALTGWKGLAVMGGAGLTMWFVGYRISSSLGGLTGDSYGCICEVVELFVLLSGTAVASL; this comes from the coding sequence ATGAGGTTTCTGTTGGCCCTGTCTTTTCTGACATGCATCCCGGTTTCGTTGAAAAGGACTATGACTGAGGAGGATCTGGGTCACGCTACGAGATGGTTCCCTCTGGTAGGTGCCGTTATAGGCTTGATCCTGTGGGGTGTCTTCCGTATCTCCTCATCCGTATGGGGTGCCTATGTGGCAGGAGCCTCCACCCTGGCTGTGTGGGCTGCCTTGACCAGAGGGTTGCATCTGGACGGTCTGGCCGATACGTTCGACGGACTAGGCGGCGGAGTCACTAAAGAGAGGGCATTGGAGATCATGAAGGACAGTCGGATAGGAACCTTCGGTGCCGTAGCGATATTCTGTCTCCTTACGTTGAAGCTGGCCGTTCTGTCGTCTATGGGATCCGAGCTATCAGAATGGATCTTCGTGGCTCCCGTCCTCTCCAGGTGGTCCATGGTCCTGGCCGTCGCAGGTTTCTCTACCGCCCGTAAAAACGGTCTGGGACGCCGTTTCAAGTCCTATTGCGGGGTTACCGAGATGGTGTTTGCATCGTTTTTGGGCCTCGTTCCGGTTGTCGCCCTCACGGGATGGAAGGGACTGGCCGTCATGGGCGGGGCGGGATTGACGATGTGGTTCGTGGGATATAGGATTTCCTCCTCTCTCGGAGGTCTCACGGGAGACAGCTACGGCTGTATCTGCGAGGTCGTGGAGCTTTTCGTCCTGTTGTCCGGTACAGCCGTGGCGTCTCTTTAG